One window of Salvelinus fontinalis isolate EN_2023a chromosome 19, ASM2944872v1, whole genome shotgun sequence genomic DNA carries:
- the LOC129816366 gene encoding uncharacterized protein LOC129816366 isoform X1, which translates to MTESTALSLNEDDPHDHQSLEGQVQKMKNDILGLNYPEDIEVKDPLPQIELKAVTRRKVKTKKTKRNKVEQITDTDAGPSTSVEFSGMAVQGTSHQGQSNEKILSECVSRACQTRTLDLPPINPDAFNTIIIRFLEKLTEEQWRQLSIGRMDPVMRALLAEMCLEIVRFVSEAILEVIIPAIFRFVRIYSHVSPVSGKSLTESERSSSTNLKVRKRGSSKSSRSCTAKSSSSRNGSQTVLPKTQGDGESISSEPLSDFFGITEDSLLTNVQDSFKESLNNVLCIQREGQVDTQSLSRVIVGEVSKKVNSIISMAIQTPISGRMSPVIFASGGVSSTKVVEEMVSGVSNILQMYINGKSVEQSVVLREDGVEVDMTHLTGQVMTALSGTVLNFSNKEENDPDKRELLCVVADHMKMLESCKSFEEMLKQGESNLSIKGAKSSLRLSTLSMDRLLTEEFQTKATESIREIVKRFRGCTSCCSGTTSSSPTPRIGEIGDLIVDPEASELLSTFVSDMDNLTQSIRASYSPAQSEQILLENHQSKIWSYTVGCYYDMKNTLKRLLTCPEKGDLLSTFVESTKYSFTMVPTLWLDVGHSSNGEAYTSDSISCKPLLITPSLMNEQKGRSETPKPLLALKKYLQDQVLLDTTKEIASQVLVLYKTEVMEKFSSSVGECDSEESLEALLFVDGIMSDLNDFTSSCSASPSELLDSERCLSDLTFPLGLQDSTTNSESTQSLPVINMTKLSSVSFQTKARKAVSEALRSVNPFTTSLLGDSETSKLLDTFVTDVETIVQSMQAHDSENVRISKVSTLSAARIIYHRFREMLRRFLTPCQDSVKVIDGVTPIHDETLKQAPSESLDSQVTCNSDSLEIQVDLQTCTKEVISQILTVYHSEESMEKCLSSLKGDTEDLSKLLDAVVSQIDVLAASKSYLSVDDYAVNTQDNLHGEINNDEEEAYSKSLKSTAFDKLCTEEFQTKASHMAGGILRSGLIGIVNTSLDGRSADICAESSNDGDDRDVKILQKSGTPSLFTSSLHTNSAASNIVISITKDLNSFTQMTKMSDASVSGQLERSLSASTLPVSVHNGANVKGKIIWPGTVNLFNNVFTKVKDFFAQQQPVLLDNVVEAPKHAESICRTATSTEITYSEHESSQTSMVNYSKALISQTLMTIQKRVSMSERMSTSEKGLLTRSIVGSMLEDVDMVRTDGHEIHRPSSSKSSVSITSAMTRGSQSDFTNSLPGTPVPNEWPVESYCPIIRSSVIDMSDSSTHSQGSTNYTRQTISAIVDTVMEVIPREDTEHIATADDVTSFTRRLARLSPRDSLQNFSHELTDKVYELIKSHNTPQALFVPAGKSVSDSILLKLKTGLNASEESREFPSDLVYSFAEESIKRLLQQIVFWLPPPSQGSDFCQTIVSDGSLQDTSRLIPSSSAISISSSPVYCDTKSLFTNIMVNQVMDTCSVASNSSEELSELMNIINGLSPTDAGTLDSDRPALMTPSRQSSAKSLPRPSLSGSSTHNGGTVDIQVLGEVESKMDNKDMEMSSVSVHPSTPSAMDSDTHASFDSTSNDYTSLVLLLIVRLLTMITPITLRESSDIGETSRVLTKRILSEFCGTSGLEPTQAYPQNLKIKKIFKAVYKGLLQEFGSEKMLQVAMKSTDYAFDDALVKSLTRELLTKCNEASSSPPSMTQLSSHNALGSDEVGNSGLPTTGRKDKKRGRFSALCGLNPKCTKKVNKKKHCTPTPSQNQTPVVSETAYACPHHNPTANTTPYTWSVDVRPVGHTAKFSKTTLKAAYAIVNDQESCRTESVCSTKKKPRKRSLISRMFSAIGKALSSPFTSCYKRKTT; encoded by the exons atgacagagAGCACAGCCCTG AGTTTAAACGAAGATGATCCACATGATCATCAAAGTTTGGAAGGTCAAGTCCAGAAAATGAAGAATGATATCCTGGGTTTAAACTATCCAGAAGATATTGAAGTGAAGGATCCCCTGCCTCAGATCGAGCTGAAGGCTGTGACAAGGAGAAAAGTTAAG ACCAAGAAGACCAAGAGAAACAAAGTGGAGCAGATCACTGATACAGATGCAG GTCCCTCTACATCTGTGGAATTCTCTGGGATGGCAGTTCAGGGGACATCTCACCAGGGACAATCTAATGAAAAGATCCTAAGTGAGTGTGTCTCCAGGGCCTGTCAGACCAGGACTCTTGACCTCCCGCCAATCAATCCGGATGCTTTCAACACGATTATCATCCGGTTTCTGGAAAAACTTACTGAGGA GCAATGGAGGCAGTTAAGCATTGGCAGGATGGACCCT GTGATGAGGGCACTGCTTGCAGAGATGTGCCTGGAGATTGTGCGGTTTGTATCTGAGGCCATCCTAGAGGTCATCATCCCTGCAATTTTCCGTTTTGTACGGATATACAGCCATGTGTCTCCAGTATCCGGCAAGTCTCTGACAGAATCAGAGAGATCTTCTAGCACAAACCTGAAGGTTCGCAAGAGAGGCAGCAGCAAATCCTCAAGGTCCTGCACGGCCAAATCAAGCTCCTCTCGTAATGG GTCTCAGACAGTGTTGCCAAAGACTCAGGGAGATGGTGAGTCTATATCATCTGAGCCACTCAGTGACTTTTTTGGGATCACTGAGGACAGTCTCCTCACTAATGTCCAGGATTCCTTCAAAGAGTCGCTGAACAATGTCCTCTGTATCCAAAGAGAGGGCCAGGTAGACACTCAAAGTCTATCCCGGGTTATTGTTGGAGAAGTGTCAAAGAAGGTCAATTCCATAATCTCTATGGCCATCCAAACTCCCATCTCTGGGCGAATGTCCCCTGTCATTTTTGCCAGTGGTGGTGTCTCCAGCACCAAGGTGGTTGAGGAGATGGTGTCTGGCGTTTCCAACATACTTCAGATGTACATTAATGGGAAGAGTGTTGAGCAGAGTGTTGTTCTCAGAGAGGATGGTGTTGAGGTGGATATGACACATTTAACAGGACAGGTCATGACAGCCCTCAGTGGCACTGTTTTGAACTTCAGCAATAAGGAGGAAAATGATCCCGACAAGAGGGAACTGCTTTGTGTTGTTGCTGACCATATGAAGATGCTTGAATCTTGTAAAAGTTTTGAGGAGATGCTAAAACAAGGAGAGAGCAACCTCAGTATCAAAGGTGCCAAATCTAGTCTTCGTCTGTCAACGCTAAGTATGGACAGACTACTCACTGAGGAGTTTCAGACCAAGGCCACTGAATCGATCCGGGAGATCGTTAAAAGATTCAGGGGTTGTACATCATGTTGTTCTGGCACTACATCATCTAGTCCAACTCCTAGGATAGGTGAGATCGGAGACCTTATAGTTGACCCTGAGGCCTCTGAGTTGCTAAGTACCTTTGTTTCAGACATGGACAATCTTACCCAGTCTATCAGGGCATCCTACTCTCCTGCACAGAGTGAGCAGATCCTTCTTGAAAACCATCAGAGTAAGATCTGGTCTTACACTGTTGGTTGCTACTACGACATGAAAAATACACTGAAGAGACTTCTTACCTGTCCAGAAAAAGGTGATCTCTTAAGTACATTTGTGGAGAGCACAAAATATTCTTTCACAATGGTTCCAACTTTGTGGCTGGACGTCGGTCATTCCAGTAATGGTGAGGCTTACACATCGGACTCCATTTCTTGTAAACCACTTTTAATAACCCCCTCATTGATGAATGAACAAAAAGGACGAAGTGAGACCCCAAAACCTCTCTTGGCTCTCAAGAAGTATTTGCAAGACCAAGTCCTCCTTGACACCACAAAAGAGATTGCCAGCCAGGTTCTAGTCTTGTATAAGACTGAGGTGATGGAGAAGTTCTCATCTTCTGTTGGAGAGTGTGATTCTGAAGAGTCTCTGGAGGCCCTTCTATTTGTGGATGGCATCATGTCTGACTTGAATGATTTCACCAGTTCTTGTTCCGCCTCACCATCTGAGTTGTTAGACAGTGAACGATGTCTCTCCGATCTCACTTTTCCACTTGGTCTGCAGGACAGCACCACCAACAGTGAATCTACCCAGAGTCTTCCAGTTATAAATATGACGAAACTCTCCAGTGTGTCTTTCCAGACAAAGGCTAGAAAGGCAGTAAGTGAAGCTCTAAGATCTGTCAACCCCTTTACAACCAGCTTACTGGGAGACTCTGAAACATCTAAATTGCTGGACACTTTTGTAACAGATGTGGAGACTATTGTTCAGTCCATGCAGGCACATGActctgaaaatgtcagaatttcaAAAGTGAGCACCCTTTCTGCTGCTCGTATTATATATCATAGATTTCGAGAAATGCTGAGGCGGTTTCTCACTCCCTGCCAAGACTCTGTAAAGGTCATTGATGGTGTTACACCAATACATGATGAGACTCTCAAACAGGCTCCCAGTGAAAGTTTAGATTCTCAGGTGACTTGTAATAGTGATTCTCTTGAAATCCAAGTGGACCTTCAAACCTGTACCAAGGAGGTCATTAGTCAGATCCTCACTGTGTATCACTCTGAGGAATCCATGGAGAAATGCCTCTCTAGCCTAAAAGGAGATACAGAAGACCTGTCCAAGCTTTTGGATGCCGTTGTTTCTCAGATTGACGTCCTTGCCGCCTCCAAATCATATTTATCTGTTGATGACTATGCTGTCAATACACAGGACAATTTGCATGGTGAGATCAACAATGATGAAGAGGAAGCATACTCTAAAAGTCTTAAATCCACAGCCTTTGACAAACTATGTACTGAGGAGTTTCAAACTAAAGCCTCACATATGGCTGGTGGGATCCTTCGATCAGGGTTGATTGGCATTGTAAATACCAGCCTTGATGGTAGAAGTGCAGACATTTGTGCAGAGTCcagtaatgatggtgatgatagaGATGTCAAAATCCTTCAGAAGAGTGGAACTCCATCATTATTCACCTCTTCTCTGCACACCAATTCTGCAGCATCCAACATCGTCATAAGCATCACTAAAGACCTTAATAGCTTCACCCAGATGACTAAAATGTCTGATGCTTCAGTGTCTGGCCAGTTAGAGAGATCCCTGTCAGCTTCAACCCTTCCTGTCAGTGTTCACAACGGGGCCAATGTGAAAGGAAAGATAATTTGGCCAGGCACTGTTAACCTGTTCAACAATGTGTTCACCAAGGTCAAGGATTTCTTTGCCCAGCAACAACCGGTCCTCCTAGACAATGTTGTTGAGGCCCCCAAACATGCCGAATCCATATGCAGAACAGCTACTTCTACAGAAATTACTTACAGTGAACATGAAAGCAGCCAGACCAGCATGGTAAATTATTCCAAAGCCTTAATTAGTCAGACTCTGATGACAATCCAGAAGAGAGTGTCTATGTCAGAGAGGATGAGCACCTCAGAGAAAGGCCTCTTGACTCGTTCCATCGTGGGCTCCATGTTGGAGGATGTTGACATGGTGAGAACTGATGGACACGAGATACACCGGCCATCCTCCTCAAAGTCCTCCGTGTCCATCACCTCTGCCATGACCAGAGGGTCCCAGAGTGATTTTACAAATTCTCTTCCAGGGACTCCAGTCCCCAATGAGTGGCCTGTTGAAAGCTATTGTCCTATCATTAGGAGTTCGGTCATTGATATGAGTGACTCCTCAACTCATTCACAAGGGTCAACAAATTACACAAGGCAAACCATCTCTGCCATAGTTGACACTGTTATGGAGGTCATTCCAAGAGAAGATACGGAACACATAGCCACTGCAGATGATGTCACTTCTTTTACAAGAAGACTTGCGAGACTCAGCCCCAGGGACAGTCTTCAGAACTTCTCACATGAGCTCACTGACAAAGTTTATGAGCTCATAAAAAGTCACAACACCCCCCAGGCTCTTTTTGTGCCAGCTGGCAAGAGCGTGTCTGACTCTATTCTTTTGAAGCTGAAGACAGGATTGAATGCTTCTGAAGAATCCAGGGAGTTTCCATCTGACCTTGTGTACTCCTTTGCTGAGGAGTCAATAAAACGTCTGCTACAGCAGATTGTCTTCTGGCTTCCTCCACCATCACAAGGATCAGATTTCTGTCAAACTATCGTCTCTGATGGTTCTCTGCAGGACACAAGCCGGCTTATCCCGAGCTCTTCTGCCATCTCCATTAGTTCCTCACCGGTTTACTGTGACACAAAGAGCCTTTTCACCAATATAATGGTCAATCAGGTCATGGATACCTGTTCTGTGGCCTCCAATTCATCAGAAGAATTATCAGAGTTGATGAACATAATCAATGGGTTGTCCCCAACTGATGCTGGAACACTTGACTCTGACAGACCGGCTCTCATGACCCCTAGCCGTCAGTCTAGTGCCAAATCATTGCCTAGACCCTCTCTGTCTGGCAGCAGCACACACAACGGTGGAACTGTGGATATTCAAGTTTTAGGAGAGGTGGAATCCAAGATGGACAACAAAGATATGGAGATGTCTAGTGTCTCTGTGCATCCATCAACTCCATCAGCCATGGACTCTGATACACATGCATCATTTGACTCCACTAGCAATGACTACACCTCTTTGGTACTTTTACTGATTGTTAGATTGCTGACAATGATCACCCCTATCACATTACGGGAATCCTCTGACATTGGTGAAACATCAAGAGTTCTCACGAAGAGGATTCTGTCTGAGTTCTGTGGCACCTCAGGCCTTGAACCAACTCAAGCCTACCCCCAGAATCTGAAAATCAAAAAGATTTTCAAGGCTGTCTACAAGGGGCTTCTTCAAGAATTCGGGTCAGAGAAGATGCTCCAGGTTGCAATGAAGTCAACGGATTATGCATTTGACGATGCCCTGGTCAAATCATTAACTAGGGAACTACTAACTAAATGCAATGAGGCTAGCTCTTCACCTCCCTCCATGACCCAGTTGTCATCACACAATGCACTTGGCAGTGACGAGGTAGGTAATTCTGGGCTTCCAACAACTGGTAGAAAGGACAAGAAGAGAGGAAGATTCAGCGCTCTCTGTGGACTCAACCCAAAG TGTACAAAGAAGGTCAACAAGAAGAAACACTGCACTCCAACACCTTCCCAGAACCAGACCCCTGTCGTCAGTGAAACAG cttatgcctgcccacacCATAACCCTACAGCCAACACGACGCCATATACGTGGTCTGTggatgtgaggccggttggacatactgccaaattctctaaaacgacattgaaggcggcttatg CAATTGTCAATGATCAAGAATCCTGCCGAACAGAGAGTGTATGCTCCACAAAGAAGAAACCAAGGAAGCGTTCGCTCATTTCCAGGATGTTTTCAGCTATAGGAAAAGCCTTGTCCAGTCCCTTTACTTCCTGCTATAAAAGGAAGACCACCTAA